ATCAAAAGAAGACTAAATGAGAGTGTTTGAACTTTCTCTGTGAGAGTTGGACATTTCAGAAATATGCCTCCCAACATTTTCAGTATAATTttccccaaaaaaagaaaaactaaaaagtggATGCCTTGAGCTTAATCACACCTTTTCCACTGAGGGGGGCAGATGACATCATAACGTGCACTAATTAGCACTAACGCAAGAGATGAGTCATGTGGTAGAGTCACACAGTATGACAGAATATGAAATCAGATTTTACTTGGATATGTACGTGTTATTTATACAGTATTATACCGTTGCCTTGGATACCAAACGTACATTCCCTGTGGTGTAAATTGTAGTTAACCTCCCTCCTCCGTGATTTTAACTTACTTTCTTAAACAAAGGACGGTGGCTCTGTGGATCACACTCCTCACTCACTCCCTTATTTGATTGTTGTTTCAAAAAGGGCCCCTTTCCTTCTATTTTCACGTTTTATAGAAACATCATCCTGGATCATCTTATTTACACTTCAGCTACGAAGGCCCCGTGTGTGTCCAGACAATCATACACacaagtgttgctttaaaatctGTCAGGTCGTGCTCTGacctccccctcccttctccatCCCAGCCCGCCAAATGGATTAGCGAGCTCCCCCCAGGGAAGCATGAtgtcatggaaaaaaaatgaaatactcGCTGCTGTAGAATCACTGAGACCGGCTCGACACCAGACTGCTGTCCTCTGCCCCGGTAATAACTTAATAATGATGATGTCGTCATGTCAGGGGGCTAATTGCAGCAGTCTTTATGGTGCGTGCACCACAGTGAATGTCCAACAGTAAATGATGTTCGATGAGGTGAGCCATAAAACACCGTGTGAAGTCCTGCTCCAATCTTCTATTAAAGCTCGCTCAcgtcaaattaaaataaaaatccacatgATCGcaccagatttctttttttttttcttgcaaagACCAATAACAGAATTGTATTCATtttatcaatgtttttattaacttGAAATCATATCAGATGCAGCAAACAATCATCAAATCCAAGGTGGCAATATTCAAATAATTACATTCAgtcaaaagaggaagaaaagtattaaaaaagaggaaaaacaaaaacaaaaaaaaaaggaaaaatacaggTTTGTGATTTCAGATGGACGACACAGTGGAGTCGGTGTGTTAGACTGATGCTGATGGTGGTACACAACCCACTGAGGATGTAGAGGGGACAGTACATTCAGTTTGGGTCACCTGTTGTCTTGTACCCTGTTAGTTCATAgtgtcttcttctctgttgGGGGAGCTGTATGGCTTTTCTCTCTGAACTCTCATATGCATTCTGTGTTGTAAGTCTTtctccaatgtgtgtgtgtgtgtgtgtgtacgtgcccGGTGTCACTGTGTGCACCCTAACCCCCGAAGGATTGCGGGACGTTTTAATTAAGACAGTGGAGGCTAATGTGGGTTAAACACAGACCTCTCAGTGAAGATTACGCTCTGTATTTTCAATCCCTTCCGCAGATTTCACTGTCGATCTCagtctctgttgtgtttgcGGGTCTGGTCCCAGTATTCACTGCTGGGAGCCGGTGGTGTGGCTAGAAAATGTCCCCGGGCCCTGCAGCTTTGTTCTGAAATGAAAAGTAGGCTGAGGGGTGACAGGAGCACCACCAGCAACTGAATATTCATGCACCCCCCCGCCTTGTCACTGTCCAACAGATGTTTTGATGTCTTTTTATAGCACTGGGTTcgtcacaatcacacacacacacaaacacacacacacacacacacacacacacacacacacacacacacacacacacacacacacacacacacacacacacacagaatctggAGCACTTCTCTCTGATAAGTATCCATTGCCTGAAGCAAAGCAACAAACTGAGGCgcactgcccacacacacacacacacacacacacacacacacataaagggaAGATGTTTCACTCTGAAGACATCTGTCAGTTGTGTGTTCTTCTGCATTTGgactttaaaatattattaatcCCTTCCAAACAGAGACGTGAGCAAGAAGCTCCGGCGCTGTCCACAAACAGCGAGGAGCTCACCGGGACAGCCGGCCTCAAATGATGAAAAACGCTTGTGGCACAGGGGGCTGAgagaacgggggggggggggtgcacgtggagtgaaggagaaaaaagacacgagggcaaaaaaagacagacaggagagagagatacgCATCTCCTGTTTGCAGGTGGTTTTATAATCATCGCCTAATTGCCTGTCGGCAAAGGTAGCACTCAGATGTCCTCTTAGTTACGTAATGAGCCCCCTGtggggaaagagggagggaaagaaagcaACGATGGGGGAAGAGAGTGGGAGCAAAGAGGAAAGGACAAACACAATGAGGGgtgggaggagggtgaggtgggaGGGAATGacaggacagagacaggaggatggagaggggagACATTCATCgggctgtctgtgtgtcagcggGAAATTCTCTGTTCTTATAAGGACAAAATGTCCTGACAAAGGACAAACAGATGAGGAAATCCACCAAAGAGCAACTTCTACAAAGGGATTAGTGTTAAATGTAGGAAGGAGTCGAGGGAAGGGTAATAGTGAACGAATTAATAGATTGTGTTCCTTAGAACAATtgtgatgaaacacactcatATGGATGTGTGAGCAAGGACGAGACAAGTAggtgaataaaaaatgtatcacaCTCTCTCATGCACACTTCCGGGGGACAGGATGGGGGACGCTCAGAGAGACGGAAAGAGAAAATGCACAGCGGTGGACAAAGTGAGTGGAGGATAGAGGGTGGGAGCAAACAGTTCTGCACTCGCGTCACCGAGCACGGACAAATGCACAACCTCGCCTCGCCTCGCCAGCATCGCCGGGCTTTTAATGTCAACCCAAAGGACAATGACGCAAATCGGTCCACTGTAACCTCCACATGGCAAATGCACGCAGGAGATGCAACAGGATTTCTGGAGGCGGTGCCTGGCTGATGTTAGCAGCAGTTAAAACTCCGCTCTTAAGAAGGGAGACGGGGAGGGAGGCCGAGCTGCAGCCTGAGTGACAGAAGAGAGGAtgcaatgatgatgatgatgatgatggtacaACTGGGGAGGTCAAAGGTGACGAATGAAAGGCACAGCTTCAATGGTTCCCCCTGAGTTGTCACTGTCTTTGCACCTCTCGGGACTGGGACTCTTCAAAATGCTTCATTGTCGTAGGAActgtttgcagttttatttaatcTCCACTCAGCTTCACCAGACACTGTTTTAAAGGGAATCGCTGCATTGGAGGGGTTTTGGAATGGATATATAGTGCAAGCTTGAGGAGCTTGCTGACATcatacaatacacacacacacacacacactttcacagaACGTCAAACATACAGATTCGCACATTGACGCTTTTCTAAACAGTCAACATAAGAGAAGGATGCAGGGACTGAATCTGTGCTTGAATTATTTGTAGAAAATAACTATGCACTCCAGACTTtctcacccacaaacacacaaaaatccacacgcacacacacacacacacacaaacacacatagaggATCTAGTGGAGTTATGTGTGCGTGGGCGGGATGCGTTGATTCTCTggtccaatgggatttcctgaGTTGTATGAATGACAGTCCCTCTAGGAGAACCTCAACGGGGCTCCTCACATCGCCATGGAGATGGAAGATGCTGCATGTGTCACATAAACATGCCCTTTTTGCAAACATCATAGAAAAGAAGGGAAGGTATAGAATAAAAGGCAAAGCTTTTCACGAGTCAGTATGAGGGGAGAGGACGAAGAGCATTTTGAAAAttttttacaaaagaaaaacaagagctcTTCGTGAGGATCATGACAAATGGCAATAACAAACCGTATCACAGTATCctcttttgaaataaaaaataaaaacttttttgttcacatttgttttgttactttttttttcccagtagACTATATCACACAGTGATAacgaagaaaaggagaaatctACAGCCACGTTAGCTTCGTGCAAAAAACCACATACACTGGCACGCCGCAGAGGCAAAGAGATCAAGCAAGACAACGCAtacaaaaatatagaaaatctCCGATGCGACgtcacagaaaaatgttttctgtctgttcaaCCCACTTCCTGCCAAACAGCTGGCGTGAAAGAGTCACCTCAGGAACATtcgctttgtgtttgttgtcgtcattgctgctgtgtgtgtgtgtgtgtgtgtgtgtgtgtgtgtgtgtgttgttgttgtctttttaaaGAACCCCGAAAGCATCCAGTCGCTATATTTGATCATTATGACAGACGTCCAGCATAATGAGGCTCGGACTCATGTGAACGACGACATGTTGGAGTGATAGAAAACTAGTACAATAAAAGCATATCATTTCTATCATATCATTTGtgacaaatcttttttttttttttaaatcgttgttattttaaaatacatactATGCCCTGTCACTTTTGAAGACATTCCAGCATTTGCTCATAATTGGTAGTGACAGGGTTTCATAGTTTGGCATACTCAGCAAGCCATGCCCAAAAGGATGCTATTTTGTGTCTTGCAAAGGGGGGGAGGTTGGGGGAagagggggaaggaggaggaggcgagggCAGGTCTCAAGGATGCAGTGTCGACCTGCCCCCCCACCATGGGGGATGCTGGGGGAGATGGGCTCGGGGGGTTATACATAACAGCTGAGATTACAAACCGTGCTCAAGACCGGGTCAGCCCATCGATTTCAGCAAttgcaaaaacacatgcaaagatAAGTCAGAGTTTTTTGGACTCAGTCATTCTGTCTGCCTGGTGGTGGCATCCGCATTTAGAGTCACTTTAACAGGGAGAGGGACGGGTTCAGAAAAACTGCAAACCACAAGTAAATTCGTTGGAACGTGGTCACAGACGTGATGCTCCGGTTCTCACACTGATAAAAAGGATTGTTTGGACGCCTTCAAAGAAAGTTTTGCATCGAAGGGGGACGAAGCAGTTGTgtgctggagaggaggaggagatgaaatgcTGCAAGTAAGGCAAAGACGCatgatttacattttcagtcgggggcgggggggggacatttcaaactttaaagACGTCATGGAGGAGAGGGGACGTTgatgcaagaaaaaaagagtttggAGGAATAAAATACTGAGGTGAGCAGAGAGGAGTCATTGGTTGTTTGGCTCtcctgccctctcctcctcctcctcttcatcctcctcatccagtGACACCACACCAGAGGAGGCCACGTCAGAGACCCTCCTGCGAAGGTCATAGTCAGGCGGGTACTCCACCCTGTCTCCCTCCGCCTCCACCTGGCACATGGTGCCCTCGTAGTCCTTGCAGGGGGTGTCGTCATCCTCGCCGGGTGACAGGTACGTCTCAGAGTAAGACATGGACATGCAAGGAGAGTCCTGACCTCCGCATGGCCTGATGCCTCGTCCTCCCCCGCCCAGGCTGTTGAAGACACAGTCCCCCCCAGACGGCCCGCTCTGCCCCACTCTCTGAAGTCGGGCCAACAGCTCCTCCCCTCCCTGCAGCGCCGACAGGATCTTTGCGACGAGCTCGGCGGCGTTTCTGTGGGAGTGGGTGCTGCTGTGGCCGCCCAGGTCGCGCAGCAACGGGTGGTGCTCGTCCAGGCTGCAGAGGCTGGAGCACAGGGTGTCCGGGGAGCCCGCCGTGGGGGAGGGCTCTCCGCTGCCACCGCCCTCTCCACCTCCGCCTCCACCCTCGCAGCAGGGTCCTCGCAGGCCAAGGTGCTGGCAGAGATGGCTGTGGATCAGGTCCTTCAAGTAGGGAGGATATGATGGCACATCTAGAGGGACAGATGCAGACAGTGAACATGGAGTCCTGAAGAACAACAAGAGTTTCAATCTGACACTGACTGTGTGAGTGGGCGTCAGATATTAGCAGGAACTGTCAGTTCCTGTAGCAGTACTGAAAAACTCATacttatctttatttacattttacttaaaTAAACCCTGAGGAGGTTTTTACTGCTAGAGCTGCTTTACAACAGTGTTTTCATGAGCTGGTCTCAAATAAGTTTGTGTCCTGGGTTTGAATAACACATGAACAAGTTTCATGTTCTTCTACTGACTGGTATTTGTCAGCAGTAACGCACATGCCTTGCAAAGCTTGGAACCGTAACCATGCCAGCAATTACATCTAAAgcggttttcagacatgcactgaatttcTCGGGCTGCGTGTGAAAAGTGTGTCAGTTCCTCCGAACATTCTATGGAGATTTTTTTGCCAGCCCCCCGGagaaaactctggataatgtccaaatgagaacatataaaaatacagcaggagattatcccGAGCATTCACAAGCGAGCCGGTGGGCACGTTAATGAAAATGCAACAGTTATTAATATAGGgtattaaaaatatgaaaaacaaggaaacaacaataataattttaagTATGAAATACATTACTTAAATCGTAAATTAGTTTTGCACAAGTTCTGCATTAAATCTTACACAGAGTAGAACTGAAGCACTGAAGGTTGAGATCTGTGTGACAGTGAATGGGTTTTACACTCATGTTGACTTGGGTCAGGTTTCATGGAGAGTTTATACATATAGGCTTGAAGAGGGTGAGCAGCCGTGGATGATTCACTGTACGAAGACACAGAGCAGCAACACTGTGCTGGGAATTATTAGCGGTTCAGATTATTGATGGTTAAgtgtaaacaaaaatgaaagcattggtatacacacaaacacacaaacacacacagtcagatgcACTCTGCATTCATGGGCCCCTCACAGACCTCTCACACAGACACCgtctcagcagcagaggaaatgatATTAAACTTGCAGGAGGGGATATCAAATTGCGCtgaggaacaaaaaaaatgtcGGTAGACGATGAAAACTAGGGCACTGGGACAaagaatgagacagagagagggggggggggggtgtgcgtgcatgcgtgcgtgcgtgtgtgtgtgca
The Paralichthys olivaceus isolate ysfri-2021 chromosome 11, ASM2471397v2, whole genome shotgun sequence genome window above contains:
- the fam131ab gene encoding protein FAM131A isoform X1, coding for MLRELQEAFWLSTPARDREDRGALDTIEGCAARRLFLRYRDERTDPDTMVLTALSQFSCKVNVDDNVEMLPKSRRALTIQEIAALARSSLHGISQVVKDHVTKPTAMAQGRVAHLIEWKGWCKPIDTPAALESDFNSYSDLTEGEQEARFAAGVAEQFAIAEAKLRAWSSVDGDESNDDSYDEDFLPANEPTTQSTDVPSYPPYLKDLIHSHLCQHLGLRGPCCEGGGGGGEGGGSGEPSPTAGSPDTLCSSLCSLDEHHPLLRDLGGHSSTHSHRNAAELVAKILSALQGGEELLARLQRVGQSGPSGGDCVFNSLGGGGRGIRPCGGQDSPCMSMSYSETYLSPGEDDDTPCKDYEGTMCQVEAEGDRVEYPPDYDLRRRVSDVASSGVVSLDEEDEEEEEERAGEPNNQ
- the fam131ab gene encoding protein FAM131A isoform X4; the encoded protein is MLPKSRRALTIQEIAALARSSLHGISQVVKDHVTKPTAMAQGRVAHLIEWKGWCKPIDTPAALESDFNSYSDLTEGEQEARFAAGVAEQFAIAEAKLRAWSSVDGDESNDDSYDEDFLPANEPTTQSTDVPSYPPYLKDLIHSHLCQHLGLRGPCCEGGGGGGEGGGSGEPSPTAGSPDTLCSSLCSLDEHHPLLRDLGGHSSTHSHRNAAELVAKILSALQGGEELLARLQRVGQSGPSGGDCVFNSLGGGGRGIRPCGGQDSPCMSMSYSETYLSPGEDDDTPCKDYEGTMCQVEAEGDRVEYPPDYDLRRRVSDVASSGVVSLDEEDEEEEEERAGEPNNQ
- the fam131ab gene encoding protein FAM131A isoform X2, yielding MGCISSKAPVVAVDGSLRVDWSAASSLSDLALLGNTRTCLARRLILAPLGALDFSEVNVDDNVEMLPKSRRALTIQEIAALARSSLHGISQVVKDHVTKPTAMAQGRVAHLIEWKGWCKPIDTPAALESDFNSYSDLTEGEQEARFAAGVAEQFAIAEAKLRAWSSVDGDESNDDSYDEDFLPANEPTTQSTDVPSYPPYLKDLIHSHLCQHLGLRGPCCEGGGGGGEGGGSGEPSPTAGSPDTLCSSLCSLDEHHPLLRDLGGHSSTHSHRNAAELVAKILSALQGGEELLARLQRVGQSGPSGGDCVFNSLGGGGRGIRPCGGQDSPCMSMSYSETYLSPGEDDDTPCKDYEGTMCQVEAEGDRVEYPPDYDLRRRVSDVASSGVVSLDEEDEEEEEERAGEPNNQ
- the fam131ab gene encoding protein FAM131A isoform X3, producing MQLRKWAVSAPKRQLVNVDDNVEMLPKSRRALTIQEIAALARSSLHGISQVVKDHVTKPTAMAQGRVAHLIEWKGWCKPIDTPAALESDFNSYSDLTEGEQEARFAAGVAEQFAIAEAKLRAWSSVDGDESNDDSYDEDFLPANEPTTQSTDVPSYPPYLKDLIHSHLCQHLGLRGPCCEGGGGGGEGGGSGEPSPTAGSPDTLCSSLCSLDEHHPLLRDLGGHSSTHSHRNAAELVAKILSALQGGEELLARLQRVGQSGPSGGDCVFNSLGGGGRGIRPCGGQDSPCMSMSYSETYLSPGEDDDTPCKDYEGTMCQVEAEGDRVEYPPDYDLRRRVSDVASSGVVSLDEEDEEEEEERAGEPNNQ